From the Hevea brasiliensis isolate MT/VB/25A 57/8 chromosome 15, ASM3005281v1, whole genome shotgun sequence genome, one window contains:
- the LOC110672193 gene encoding protein GRIM REAPER, with protein MAPSLLKLTTILSIFVLLILHTQKSLSTDIEDDEEYVLDTPLPNLRSRSRFLARVIKKGAHCNPSTYNICNGVSANNGTSLLQCCKTHCRNVLGDENNCGHCGNKCSFGKLCCQGSCVSVANNNDHCGKCNKICAPGTSCSYGSCGYA; from the coding sequence ATGGCTCCTTCTCTACTCAAGCTCACTACCATTCTCTCAATCTTTGTACTACTGATCCTGCATACTCAGAAATCTCTATCCACCGATATCGAAGACGATGAAGAGTATGTTCTGGACACTCCTCTACCCAATCTCAGGTCAAGAAGCAGGTTCTTAGCCAGGGTAATAAAAAAAGGTGCACATTGCAATCCCAGTACTTACAACATATGTAATGGAGTCTCTGCGAACAATGGCACAAGCTTGTTGCAGTGCTGCAAGACGCATTGCAGGAATGTTCTAGGAGATGAAAACAACTGTGGCCACTGTGGTAACAAGTGCAGCTTTGGAAAGCTCTGCTGCCAAGGAAGTTGTGTTAGCGTTGCAAATAATAATGATCACTGTGGCAAGTGCAACAAAATATGTGCTCCAGGGACTTCATGCAGCTATGGATCATGTGGGTATGCTTAA